GCTTTCTGTCGTGGAAGACCCAGCACTGCGCGCGTTACCCACTGCGCAGCGCATGCAGGTTCTGTCGTCGCTGGCCAAGAAAGCGGAGGCGATCGAGGCCATTGTGGCGGGCTCCGTGTCGCACGCGCCTAAGGATGCGGAGGTTCTCAGTAcggtgcagtcgctgctccGCATTATTCAGGAGGAGACTCGTTCCAGCCAGCGGCAGGCTGAGGCCGATGCTCAGCCTGCcgccgacgaggagggcgaggaagagaaggttCCAGCCGCCGAGGACGCAGACGCTACAGGCGGGTCGATATCTGTAATTGTCGCGACTGTGCAGGATGTTCAGGCCACCCTCCAGTCGGAGGCATTCCAGtgcgcgccggcagcggccaaGGTGGAGTTGTGCACCTCCCTACTGCAGCGAGTCACAGCGCTAGAGGACAACCtggctgcactgccgccacccgcGCAGGCTATGGTGCGGGATCTTTTATTGAACACAAAGAAGGTGCTCGCCGTCATGATGGCCACagcggagagcgaggggggtCATGGCGCAGAGGACTTGCCAGCGGAGGATGAggccgacgaggaggagcaggacaGTGACGGTGATGCCGAGGCGGCCCAGGCTgagcgggagaagagtgagagggCCAACTCTAGCACCGGCATAGAGGCAagcgtggcgcagctggagagGATCTTCGACTTTCTAACCTCCGACTCGCTGGGGAAGGCCACAGTGAGGGAGCGACAACAGGTGGCGTCAAAATTGCTGCAGCGGGTGGAGGCGATCAAGGTAGACGTGGCAGCGCACGATACTCAGGGCACCCTCATCAGGGAGCTCATCGGGCCTCTTGAGGAGTTGCTGTTCGACATGGCTGGCAATCACTCCGCGTCTCCCGAGTTTCTCGAGATTACTGCCCCCCTTAGGGATGTGCAACTTCTTTTGACCAGCGATTCATACCGACAGCTGCCCCGCTCCGAGAAGCTTCGCATTGCCGGAAAGGTTTTGCCGCAACTGCACCAGCTGACGtcgtccttctcctccttgtcgGACTCTGAGCGGGTAGCagccgaggcgctggtgcagccaatcaacgaggagctgctgcgcctgtcGCGCCGCTGTGACCCTGCTACGGGGTCAGCACAGGAAGTGCTTAATCGTCTTCAAGCGGTTATGCGCTCCATCCAAGGCGCCGAGTTCACCGCTATGTTGCCGGCGGAAAGGAGCTCCTGGGCCACCAACACtgtggcggagctggacCAGCTACGTGACTGCTGTGTAACTCTTGGTGCTAAGGGTGAGGAGGTACTTCCTCTCATCGAGCGCCTTCGAAACCAATTAAGTGGGTTGCTGCCCGACCGCTCAGATGCCGAGGGAGACGAAGGCCATGGTGACTCCTGTGATGGCGTACACGTCAGCGATGGCGACAACGGCGAGGCTCAGCAGAAGCAGGAAGGGAAACCGGTGGATCTTGTCTGGGGTGCGGTGCGTGACTCGCGTGCTGAACTGCTGGCTACTGAGAGGACAGCGACGTCTTTACCACCGGAGCGACTGAAGAGAATGTTGCGAGTGATGAGTGAAGCGGCAGAGCTGCCAGGCATGTCAGCACAAcaggaagcggcgctgcaagAGTTTGGTAAtctcctgcgccgccacgtggAGGCCATGACTGGCCAGGTgaacgacggcggcggcggtgccaaaGTTGCTGACGCGGAGAGTGACTGTGATGAGGGCAACGCGGCGCTACACGCTCTTCGCAGATCCCTGCAAATGTTGATGGATGAGGTGCACGGTGAGAACAAGGCAACGACAGCGGAGCTGTCCGTGGTGGCGAGAAAGACAGAGGAACTGATCTCAGGCGCCGATGCAGCCAACATAAACTGGCGCGGAGACTCGCAGTGCGCCCGGGCGATGCGGAGCATTTTGGAGGCTCTGCAGCAGttgcgcggcagcgaggatgGCGCGAGTGGCGCCAGGGTACCGAGCAAGGTAGAGTCAGTACTCCAATCATCTCTCGAGGGCCTCATCGTAAACCCGCCGACCAGCATGGAGGACTTCGCGCCGTACATTCGTGTGCTAGAGCTGACTCAGTCGTCGGCAGAGCAGTTGACGAATAGGGAGCTGATGCAGCTCAAGAGACTCCAGGAGGCTGTGATTAAGGCCATGCAGCAACTTCCAGAGCTGCCGCCCCCCAATAGAGAGAAGTACGGGCCGAAGGCCGACgacgaggcagaggagggttgcaacgacgaggaggtggaccGCGTAGAGGCAGTGTTCGACACCCTACGGCAAATGTCGTACAAGCTGCGCGAAGGCCCCTTTTCGGCAGAGGAACTGGACGAGTTCGAGAAGGTCCAGGAGGATCTGGCGCGCTTTCTGGCCGACGAGGGGGTTGA
This Leishmania panamensis strain MHOM/PA/94/PSC-1 chromosome 29 sequence DNA region includes the following protein-coding sequences:
- a CDS encoding hypothetical protein (TriTrypDB/GeneDB-style sysID: LpmP.29.2640), yielding MPPSLSSHPLTIVAAAAGVVTGTAVFAWGILHWDRRQQRHEGPDSPDSSWTAQQVAAWLRENGVSKSSVMLCCRYRVDGDTLMRLTAQDLYHMSVPLRDARMILAAIEDIRNCPVILSSVLPRSVSRRRSSPSLRGAQLAVPSSAEQFEAAWRALVRTCTLPANNASPAEQQQRLAVYTGTLLESFQVLTVSEQAAALSLVAAAEKVRVFPSGNMSREVHPAPLSTDTPTDTSFSMEAMEEKLKPLHGMLDGFLDFLRSPDLDAVAPAEFEELGERVAAQVKRVLRVAEQLPPELKSLLRRKCDDVFEALSNRQRTMPGASGSKAPDRATLMQALRNVLSVVEDPALRALPTAQRMQVLSSLAKKAEAIEAIVAGSVSHAPKDAEVLSTVQSLLRIIQEETRSSQRQAEADAQPAADEEGEEEKVPAAEDADATGGSISVIVATVQDVQATLQSEAFQCAPAAAKVELCTSLLQRVTALEDNLAALPPPAQAMVRDLLLNTKKVLAVMMATAESEGGHGAEDLPAEDEADEEEQDSDGDAEAAQAEREKSERANSSTGIEASVAQLERIFDFLTSDSLGKATVRERQQVASKLLQRVEAIKVDVAAHDTQGTLIRELIGPLEELLFDMAGNHSASPEFLEITAPLRDVQLLLTSDSYRQLPRSEKLRIAGKVLPQLHQLTSSFSSLSDSERVAAEALVQPINEELLRLSRRCDPATGSAQEVLNRLQAVMRSIQGAEFTAMLPAERSSWATNTVAELDQLRDCCVTLGAKGEEVLPLIERLRNQLSGLLPDRSDAEGDEGHGDSCDGVHVSDGDNGEAQQKQEGKPVDLVWGAVRDSRAELLATERTATSLPPERLKRMLRVMSEAAELPGMSAQQEAALQEFGNLLRRHVEAMTGQVNDGGGGAKVADAESDCDEGNAALHALRRSLQMLMDEVHGENKATTAELSVVARKTEELISGADAANINWRGDSQCARAMRSILEALQQLRGSEDGASGARVPSKVESVLQSSLEGLIVNPPTSMEDFAPYIRVLELTQSSAEQLTNRELMQLKRLQEAVIKAMQQLPELPPPNREKYGPKADDEAEEGCNDEEVDRVEAVFDTLRQMSYKLREGPFSAEELDEFEKVQEDLARFLADEGVDVGDSIKAVREQIRLQREALTNGEAGDEEELELAGNEEDDIDVLQSELQCAEQQALDSLPAEGTDAFNEDDDDGVCSNGAAVISGLSPGYVQHATGGERV